In Picosynechococcus sp. PCC 7002, the following are encoded in one genomic region:
- a CDS encoding DUF2358 domain-containing protein, which produces MDLLDILRQDYQKFPQNQTFAIYSDDVFFQDPLNQFRGRDRYQKMIGFLGRWFRDIHLELHDLQQTQQTIRSEWTLSMTCPLPWQPRLRISGHSLLEINADNLIVSHIDYWQKPPLKILLQVFQPSP; this is translated from the coding sequence ATGGATCTCCTCGATATCTTGCGCCAGGATTACCAAAAATTCCCCCAGAATCAAACCTTTGCCATTTACAGTGACGATGTTTTTTTCCAAGACCCCCTCAATCAGTTCCGGGGACGCGATCGCTATCAAAAAATGATTGGTTTTTTAGGGCGCTGGTTTCGGGATATTCACTTGGAACTCCACGACCTCCAGCAAACTCAACAGACCATCCGCAGCGAGTGGACTTTATCCATGACCTGTCCTCTGCCCTGGCAACCCCGATTACGCATTTCTGGCCATAGTCTTTTGGAAATCAACGCTGATAACTTGATCGTCTCCCACATTGATTACTGGCAAAAACCGCCCCTAAAGATTTTGCTGCAAGTTTTTCAACCGTCTCCCTAG
- the mutL gene encoding DNA mismatch repair endonuclease MutL: MANIKQLPNDVIQLIAAGEVIDSLAAVVRELAENAIDAGATRINIDIQPQRWQIRVVDNGQGMDLEDLQQCALPHRTSKIGDRQDLAHIKSLGFRGEALHSIAQVAKLTIASCQDGQPGYQLTVQQNHVSEPLLKPMAVGTMVTVTDIFQNFPVRRHALPAIAQQLKTAQQMIYHLALGQPQITWQVNQNNQPWFVISAGKNAQEILPQLLRSISIQDLIFQRYQATDFLTENNSDYATSYLEVVLGLPDRCHRHQADWLKLAINGRIVKFSALEQAIMKGFSRTLPRDRHPICFVHLHVPPEHIDWNRHPAKSEIYLQHQTLWQEIIPQAIAKGLSFSEANLPRLENQRVLSLIQAAEKKENYSIEPPSEHSTTSASNPHKKVLKVIGQARNTYIITEHPDGIWLVEQHIADERAIYEDLCKNWQLISPIQPVLLNDLSPKQIEQLTDQLGLDLEIFGENVWRVNTIPRALQGHSDLEAALLELSRGGDLEAAQVAIACRTAVRNGTPLDFPTMQTIIDRWQQCENPSTCPHGRPIYLALEETSLYRFFRRHWVLGKSHGITEK, from the coding sequence ATGGCCAATATCAAACAACTCCCTAATGATGTCATCCAGTTAATTGCGGCTGGTGAAGTGATTGATTCCCTGGCAGCGGTGGTACGGGAGTTGGCAGAAAATGCCATTGATGCCGGGGCGACACGCATTAACATCGATATTCAGCCCCAACGTTGGCAAATTCGCGTTGTAGATAATGGTCAGGGAATGGATCTGGAGGATTTGCAACAGTGCGCCCTCCCCCACCGGACAAGTAAGATTGGCGATCGCCAAGATTTAGCCCACATCAAAAGCCTCGGATTCCGGGGGGAAGCCCTCCACAGCATTGCTCAGGTGGCGAAACTTACCATCGCCAGTTGTCAAGATGGACAACCCGGTTATCAACTCACAGTGCAGCAAAATCATGTTTCGGAACCACTCCTCAAGCCAATGGCCGTGGGAACGATGGTGACGGTGACAGACATTTTTCAGAATTTTCCGGTGCGACGCCATGCCTTACCGGCGATCGCCCAGCAGCTCAAAACCGCCCAGCAGATGATTTATCATTTGGCCCTAGGTCAGCCACAAATTACCTGGCAAGTCAACCAAAATAATCAGCCCTGGTTTGTCATTAGTGCAGGAAAAAATGCCCAGGAGATTTTGCCGCAACTGCTAAGATCAATTAGTATTCAAGACTTGATTTTTCAACGCTATCAAGCCACAGATTTTTTGACAGAAAATAATTCTGATTATGCAACAAGTTATTTGGAAGTAGTCCTCGGTTTACCAGACCGTTGTCACCGCCACCAGGCCGATTGGTTAAAGTTGGCAATTAACGGCAGAATTGTTAAATTTTCGGCTTTAGAACAGGCGATCATGAAAGGATTTAGTCGTACTCTTCCCCGCGATCGCCACCCCATCTGTTTTGTCCATCTCCATGTCCCACCAGAACACATCGACTGGAATCGTCATCCCGCAAAAAGCGAAATTTATCTACAACATCAAACCCTCTGGCAAGAGATTATTCCGCAGGCGATCGCCAAAGGTTTAAGCTTCAGCGAGGCTAATCTACCACGCTTAGAAAATCAGCGGGTTTTAAGTCTTATTCAAGCAGCAGAAAAAAAAGAGAACTATTCTATTGAGCCTCCCTCTGAACATTCAACGACAAGCGCATCAAATCCACACAAAAAAGTCTTAAAAGTCATTGGCCAAGCCCGCAATACTTATATCATTACGGAACATCCCGATGGCATCTGGCTAGTAGAGCAGCACATTGCCGACGAACGGGCAATTTATGAAGACTTATGCAAAAATTGGCAGCTTATTTCTCCGATTCAACCCGTGCTGCTAAATGACTTATCACCAAAACAAATAGAGCAACTAACAGACCAACTGGGTTTGGATCTCGAAATTTTTGGGGAAAATGTTTGGCGAGTCAATACGATTCCTCGGGCTTTGCAAGGCCATTCTGATCTAGAAGCTGCTTTACTAGAATTGAGTCGGGGGGGAGATCTTGAGGCCGCCCAAGTGGCGATCGCCTGCCGGACTGCTGTCCGTAATGGCACACCGCTAGATTTCCCGACCATGCAAACAATCATTGATCGCTGGCAACAGTGCGAAAACCCAAGTACCTGTCCCCACGGTCGACCCATTTATCTGGCCCTAGAAGAAACATCCCTTTATCGTTTTTTCCGTCGCCATTGGGTTTTGGGCAAGAGCCATGGCATTACCGAAAAATGA
- a CDS encoding bifunctional ADP-dependent NAD(P)H-hydrate dehydratase/NAD(P)H-hydrate epimerase — MLELDQIFVTAAQMQHLETAIFNQGMPTPALMEKAAGLIAQYIQNHYPLKNYRKISVLVGPGHNGGDALVVARELSFAGYKLCLFHPLEKLKFLTQSHWDYAQFLGISHTKDLDIFLESHLIIDGLFGFGLTRPITGDLGLLIDELNESGRPIVSIDLPSGLHTDTGAVLGTAIQATESLCLGLWKRAYGQDVATPYLGKVNRLDFGIPSHLIAETLSAKNTIQGIPQSLLQRLLPLGRSPLTHKYKQGHLLLIGGSQTYLGSVLLAALGARATGIGMLTIAVPESLKLLVVAQLPEALVLGCPEDETGAIAQLPSLDFSRYQAVACGCGLTLAGATNLMPDLTPREVPLVLDADALNWLAEEDLEVLQNRHFPTILTPHLGEFKRLFADQIPITADRFQMTQKAAQLTGAIALLKGAKTVIARPDGVTHCITESTPALARGGSGDVLLGLIGGLLAQHPEAPLEVATAAAWWHAQAGIRAAQARTVAGVDGVTLAEFLVEVLQQWQTKSV; from the coding sequence ATGCTTGAGCTTGACCAGATTTTTGTCACTGCTGCCCAAATGCAGCACCTTGAAACAGCAATTTTTAACCAAGGAATGCCGACCCCAGCTCTTATGGAAAAGGCGGCGGGGTTAATTGCCCAATATATTCAAAATCATTATCCTTTAAAAAATTATCGAAAAATTAGTGTTTTAGTGGGGCCTGGTCACAATGGTGGCGATGCCTTAGTTGTTGCACGGGAGTTATCTTTTGCAGGCTATAAATTATGCTTATTTCATCCCCTAGAAAAGCTAAAATTCCTCACCCAAAGCCACTGGGATTATGCACAATTTTTAGGAATTTCCCATACAAAAGATCTTGATATTTTTCTGGAAAGTCATTTGATCATTGATGGTTTATTTGGCTTTGGTTTAACGCGGCCGATTACGGGAGATTTAGGTTTATTAATCGATGAACTGAATGAATCAGGACGGCCCATTGTCAGTATTGATTTGCCTTCGGGGCTCCATACCGATACCGGGGCGGTGTTGGGTACAGCGATTCAAGCAACGGAAAGTCTCTGCTTAGGGCTTTGGAAACGGGCCTACGGCCAGGATGTTGCCACGCCTTATCTAGGTAAAGTTAACCGCCTTGATTTTGGTATTCCCTCCCATTTAATTGCAGAAACTTTATCCGCCAAAAATACGATTCAAGGCATTCCCCAAAGCTTGTTACAACGTTTGTTACCCCTGGGGCGATCGCCGTTAACCCACAAATACAAACAGGGCCATTTATTGCTCATTGGTGGCTCCCAAACTTATCTGGGAAGTGTGCTGCTGGCGGCTTTGGGGGCGCGAGCAACGGGGATTGGCATGCTCACCATTGCGGTGCCAGAATCCCTGAAATTATTGGTGGTGGCCCAACTGCCGGAAGCCTTGGTGCTTGGTTGCCCAGAAGATGAAACGGGGGCGATCGCCCAACTGCCAAGCCTAGACTTTTCCCGATACCAAGCGGTGGCCTGTGGCTGTGGTTTGACCCTTGCGGGGGCGACTAATTTAATGCCCGATCTCACGCCGCGGGAAGTGCCTCTAGTGTTAGACGCCGATGCCCTCAATTGGCTGGCCGAGGAAGATCTAGAAGTGCTTCAAAACCGCCATTTCCCCACAATTTTAACGCCCCATCTCGGCGAATTTAAGCGTCTATTTGCTGACCAAATCCCCATCACCGCCGACCGATTCCAGATGACCCAAAAGGCGGCCCAACTGACCGGGGCGATCGCCCTTTTGAAGGGGGCAAAAACTGTTATTGCCCGTCCCGATGGCGTGACCCATTGCATTACAGAAAGTACCCCAGCTTTAGCTAGAGGCGGTAGTGGCGATGTTCTCCTTGGTTTAATCGGTGGCCTTTTGGCCCAACATCCAGAAGCACCCTTAGAGGTCGCTACAGCAGCCGCTTGGTGGCACGCCCAGGCCGGAATTCGCGCCGCCCAGGCCAGAACTGTTGCCGGGGTTGATGGGGTCACGTTGGCGGAATTTCTCGTTGAAGTTTTACAGCAATGGCAAACAAAATCTGTCTGA
- a CDS encoding Uma2 family endonuclease, whose amino-acid sequence MVLSIKSRCPKGKHSRLQLKLSNHINAVTETTQLAYAFPELCCSFGDRSIVPDIAVFQWSRIPLEADGEVPDNFLLCPDWTIEILSPEQSPNRVTGNILYCLEHGCQLGWLIDPGDRSILIFQPNQQPQLLTQEDALKILPNIPLTLTAAEVFSWLKMGS is encoded by the coding sequence ATGGTGCTATCTATCAAAAGCCGATGCCCAAAGGGGAAACATAGTCGTCTTCAGTTAAAACTCAGCAATCATATCAATGCTGTTACTGAAACAACTCAACTTGCCTATGCCTTTCCAGAATTGTGCTGTAGCTTTGGCGATCGCTCCATTGTTCCTGATATTGCGGTGTTTCAATGGTCACGCATCCCATTGGAAGCAGATGGCGAAGTCCCAGATAATTTTCTGCTGTGTCCAGATTGGACAATTGAAATTCTTTCCCCTGAACAAAGCCCTAACCGAGTCACTGGCAATATTTTGTACTGCTTAGAGCATGGCTGTCAGTTGGGGTGGCTTATTGATCCAGGCGATCGATCAATTCTAATTTTTCAGCCTAATCAACAACCACAACTGCTCACGCAAGAAGATGCACTCAAGATTCTACCGAATATTCCCTTAACCTTGACCGCCGCTGAGGTGTTTAGTTGGCTAAAAATGGGGTCATGA
- a CDS encoding alpha-ketoacid dehydrogenase subunit beta, whose translation MAETLLFNALRQAIDEEMARDETVFVMGEDVGHYGGSYKVTKDLAKKYGDLRVLDTPIAENSFTGMAVGAAMTGLRPIIEGMNMGFLLLAFNQISNNAGMLRYTSGGNFTIPMVIRGPGGVGRQLGAEHSQRLEAYFQAVPGLKIVACSTPYNAKGLLKAAIRDENPVLFFEHVLLYNLKENLPDGEYVLPLDKAELVREGKDVTILTYSRMRHHCTQAIKTLEKQGIDPELIDLISLKPIDMEAIAKSVKKTHRVIIVEECMKTAGIAAEVMSLINEQLFDELDAPVMRLSSQDIPTPYNGTLERLTIVQPDNIVEAVQNMLALNV comes from the coding sequence ATGGCGGAAACTTTACTTTTTAATGCGCTGCGTCAAGCTATCGATGAAGAGATGGCACGTGACGAAACTGTCTTCGTTATGGGCGAAGATGTGGGTCATTACGGCGGTTCCTACAAGGTAACGAAGGATCTTGCGAAAAAATATGGTGACCTGCGCGTTCTGGATACACCCATCGCAGAAAACAGCTTCACCGGGATGGCTGTTGGCGCCGCCATGACTGGGCTACGGCCAATCATCGAAGGGATGAATATGGGCTTTTTGCTGTTGGCCTTCAACCAAATTTCCAATAACGCTGGGATGTTGCGCTACACATCCGGCGGTAATTTCACAATTCCAATGGTGATCCGGGGGCCTGGAGGTGTCGGTCGGCAGTTGGGGGCAGAACACTCTCAGCGGCTAGAAGCCTACTTCCAAGCTGTCCCTGGCTTGAAGATCGTGGCCTGTTCTACCCCTTACAATGCCAAGGGTTTATTAAAGGCGGCAATCCGTGACGAAAACCCCGTCCTTTTCTTTGAACACGTGCTGCTCTACAACCTAAAAGAGAATTTGCCCGATGGGGAATATGTGCTGCCCCTCGATAAGGCGGAGTTGGTGCGGGAAGGGAAAGATGTGACGATTTTGACCTATTCGCGGATGCGTCACCATTGCACCCAGGCGATTAAAACCCTCGAAAAACAAGGTATCGATCCAGAATTAATTGATCTAATCTCCCTGAAGCCCATCGACATGGAGGCGATCGCCAAATCCGTGAAGAAAACCCACCGGGTGATCATCGTCGAAGAATGTATGAAAACGGCGGGGATTGCGGCGGAAGTGATGTCCTTGATCAACGAGCAACTGTTTGACGAATTAGATGCCCCCGTAATGCGTCTCTCGTCCCAGGATATTCCCACCCCCTACAACGGCACCCTGGAGCGACTCACCATCGTCCAACCGGACAACATCGTCGAAGCAGTGCAAAATATGTTGGCCCTGAACGTCTAA
- a CDS encoding Hsp20/alpha crystallin family protein, whose protein sequence is MSLVHFSPFSELETVQTQMNRILDELAGWQGEGRSPWRPSIELLNGDAELTLKAALPGIAADDIDIQLTRESVRLSGEYKYEEEKEDEGCYHSEFRYGKFDRTIALPVAVDHENATAEFKDGILTLKLPKVVPAAKKIVKLQLGKSPETQKVLEEPTE, encoded by the coding sequence ATGTCTTTAGTACATTTCTCGCCGTTTTCTGAACTAGAAACAGTTCAGACCCAAATGAATCGCATTCTCGATGAACTTGCCGGCTGGCAAGGGGAAGGTCGCTCCCCCTGGCGTCCCTCTATCGAGCTACTCAATGGGGACGCAGAATTAACCTTAAAAGCCGCCCTTCCTGGCATTGCCGCTGACGATATCGATATTCAGTTGACCCGTGAATCAGTCCGCCTCTCCGGGGAATATAAATACGAAGAAGAAAAAGAAGATGAAGGCTGCTACCATTCTGAATTCCGCTATGGAAAATTTGACCGCACCATTGCGCTTCCGGTCGCCGTCGACCACGAAAATGCCACGGCAGAATTTAAAGATGGTATTCTTACCCTGAAGCTGCCCAAAGTTGTTCCCGCAGCGAAAAAAATTGTCAAACTACAACTGGGTAAAAGCCCCGAAACTCAAAAAGTTCTCGAAGAACCGACTGAATAG
- the secD gene encoding protein translocase subunit SecD, with the protein MQKQRLIIVAILFLVAIAITILTTLPLQLGLDLKGGAQLTIQVQPNAEGVVVEADDTAAVKRVIENRINGLGVAEPITQLVGNDRILVQLPGVTDPEQAERVLGGTAQLEFRPQNPGTEAEFQEKYALRRQLDAQLTSLRGSASPAASDAEIEELETNIDSLDQEILALFEPVGLVGEYVTNAQPAPTQTGNSWQVFLNFNSEGAELFAEITKGLAGTGRSVGIFLDDALLSAPTVGPEYTAQGIAGGNVTITGNFDIDTASDLAIQIRGGSLPFPVAVVENRTVGATLGQDSIRQSIYAGIAGLILVLIFVAVYYRLPGLIADVALVVYTLLTLACYSLVGVTLTLPGIAGFILSIGMAVDANVLIFERTREEIYKGNTLYRAVESGFFNAFSSILDSNVTTLIACAALFFLGSGLVKGFALTLAIGVGVSMFTAVTCSRTLLLLTVLGLPAVRQNPKLFAPKVPN; encoded by the coding sequence ATGCAAAAACAACGGTTAATCATAGTTGCAATTCTTTTTTTGGTGGCGATCGCCATCACGATTTTGACAACCTTACCCCTCCAGCTCGGTCTGGATCTCAAAGGTGGTGCCCAACTGACGATCCAGGTGCAACCCAATGCCGAAGGAGTCGTCGTTGAGGCCGATGATACAGCTGCCGTGAAGCGAGTCATCGAAAATCGCATCAATGGTCTAGGAGTGGCCGAACCCATCACCCAACTCGTGGGGAACGACCGGATCCTCGTGCAATTGCCTGGAGTGACAGATCCTGAGCAGGCTGAACGAGTTCTCGGTGGCACCGCTCAGCTCGAGTTTCGGCCCCAAAACCCTGGCACTGAAGCCGAATTCCAAGAAAAGTACGCCCTCCGCCGCCAACTCGACGCCCAGTTAACCAGTCTCCGTGGCAGTGCAAGCCCTGCCGCTAGCGATGCCGAGATCGAAGAATTAGAAACCAATATTGACAGTCTCGATCAAGAGATTCTCGCTCTGTTTGAACCCGTTGGTCTAGTCGGCGAATACGTCACCAATGCCCAACCTGCCCCCACCCAAACGGGCAACAGTTGGCAAGTCTTTCTCAATTTCAATAGTGAAGGGGCCGAACTTTTTGCAGAAATCACAAAAGGTCTAGCTGGTACAGGCCGGAGTGTCGGCATTTTCTTAGATGATGCCCTCCTTAGCGCCCCCACCGTTGGCCCAGAATATACTGCCCAAGGGATCGCCGGGGGGAACGTGACCATTACCGGCAACTTTGACATTGATACCGCCAGTGATCTCGCCATTCAGATTCGGGGTGGGTCGTTACCCTTCCCGGTGGCTGTGGTCGAGAACCGTACCGTAGGGGCAACCCTAGGCCAAGATTCCATTCGCCAAAGTATCTATGCAGGGATTGCGGGCCTAATTCTGGTGTTGATCTTTGTGGCAGTCTATTACCGTTTGCCAGGGCTGATCGCAGATGTGGCGTTAGTGGTTTATACCCTCCTCACTTTGGCCTGCTACTCCCTTGTGGGGGTTACGCTGACGTTACCGGGGATTGCTGGTTTTATTCTCAGTATTGGTATGGCCGTGGATGCAAATGTGCTGATCTTTGAGCGCACCCGGGAGGAAATCTATAAGGGGAATACCCTATACCGAGCCGTGGAATCGGGATTTTTTAACGCTTTCTCCAGCATTCTCGACAGTAATGTCACCACTTTGATCGCCTGTGCGGCCCTCTTTTTCTTGGGTTCGGGTTTGGTAAAAGGTTTTGCGTTGACCTTGGCGATCGGGGTGGGAGTGAGTATGTTTACGGCAGTGACTTGCAGCCGCACTTTACTGCTGTTAACGGTATTGGGCTTACCGGCGGTGCGCCAAAATCCCAAGTTGTTTGCGCCCAAAGTCCCCAACTAA
- the ilvD gene encoding dihydroxy-acid dehydratase, with protein sequence MSDNRRSRVVTEGHQRSPNRAMLRAVGFGDDDFSKPIVGLANGYSTITPCNMGINDLAQRADKAIREAGAMPQMFGTITISDGISMGTEGMKYSLVSRDVIADSIETACNGQSMDAVLAIGGCDKNMPGAVLAIARMNIPAIFVYGGTIKPGHLDGEDLTVVSAFEAVGEFSAGKIDEERLLAVEKNACPGAGSCGGMYTANTMSSAFEAMGISLPYSSTMAAEDEEKAVSAEESARVLVNAIKKQILPKDILTRKAFENAISVIMAVGGSTNSVLHLLAIANTIGVDLTIDDFETIRQRVPVICDLKPSGRYVATDLHKAGGIPQVMKMLLDHGLLHGDCLTITGKTVAETLADIPSEPSPDQDVIRPWDKPMYEKGHLAILKGNLAEEGSVAKISGVKNPRITGPARVFESEEECLDAILAGKIVAGDVVIVRYEGPKGGPGMREMLAPTSAIIGAGLGDSVGLITDGRFSGGTYGLVVGHVAPEAFVGGNIALVEEGDSITIDAHEKLLQINVPDEELAKRRAAWKPREPRYKRGVLGKYAKIVSTSSKGAVTDIDLF encoded by the coding sequence ATGAGCGACAATCGACGTAGCCGGGTAGTCACCGAAGGTCATCAGCGGAGCCCAAACCGCGCCATGCTCCGGGCTGTGGGCTTTGGGGATGATGATTTTAGTAAACCAATTGTGGGCTTGGCGAATGGGTACAGTACGATTACGCCATGCAATATGGGAATCAATGACCTCGCCCAGCGAGCGGATAAGGCAATCCGGGAAGCGGGAGCGATGCCGCAGATGTTTGGGACGATCACCATTAGTGATGGGATCTCCATGGGTACGGAGGGGATGAAGTATTCTTTGGTTTCCCGTGATGTGATCGCTGACTCCATTGAGACGGCTTGTAATGGCCAAAGCATGGATGCGGTTCTCGCCATTGGCGGTTGTGATAAGAATATGCCGGGGGCAGTGTTGGCGATCGCCCGGATGAATATCCCCGCAATTTTTGTTTACGGTGGCACGATCAAACCCGGTCATTTAGACGGGGAAGATCTCACAGTTGTTAGTGCGTTCGAGGCTGTCGGTGAATTTAGCGCCGGAAAAATCGACGAGGAAAGATTATTAGCCGTTGAGAAAAATGCTTGTCCGGGGGCTGGCTCCTGTGGCGGGATGTACACGGCCAATACGATGTCCTCGGCTTTTGAGGCGATGGGGATCAGTTTGCCCTACTCCTCGACGATGGCCGCTGAAGATGAAGAAAAAGCTGTCAGTGCGGAAGAGTCGGCACGCGTTTTGGTCAATGCGATCAAGAAGCAGATTTTGCCGAAGGACATCCTCACGCGCAAGGCATTTGAAAACGCGATTTCCGTAATTATGGCCGTGGGCGGCTCGACAAATTCAGTCTTACATTTGTTGGCGATCGCCAATACTATCGGTGTGGATCTGACCATCGACGACTTTGAAACCATCCGCCAGCGCGTCCCCGTCATCTGTGACCTCAAGCCCTCTGGTCGCTACGTTGCCACCGATCTCCACAAGGCGGGCGGCATTCCCCAGGTGATGAAAATGCTCTTGGATCACGGTCTTCTCCATGGCGACTGTCTAACAATTACTGGCAAAACCGTCGCTGAAACCCTCGCCGATATTCCCAGCGAACCCTCTCCCGATCAGGATGTGATTCGTCCTTGGGATAAGCCAATGTACGAAAAAGGACACCTGGCGATCCTCAAGGGCAACTTGGCCGAAGAAGGTTCCGTGGCGAAAATTAGTGGCGTGAAAAATCCCCGGATCACTGGCCCCGCCCGCGTTTTTGAGTCCGAAGAAGAATGTCTCGATGCAATCCTGGCTGGCAAGATTGTTGCTGGTGATGTGGTGATTGTTCGTTACGAAGGGCCGAAGGGTGGCCCCGGGATGCGGGAAATGCTAGCGCCCACCTCCGCAATTATTGGCGCTGGTCTGGGCGATTCTGTCGGTCTGATCACCGATGGTCGTTTCTCTGGCGGAACCTATGGTCTCGTGGTCGGACACGTTGCCCCGGAAGCGTTTGTGGGTGGCAATATTGCCCTTGTGGAAGAAGGGGACAGCATCACCATCGATGCCCACGAAAAACTGTTGCAAATCAATGTTCCTGATGAGGAACTGGCAAAACGTCGCGCCGCTTGGAAACCCCGTGAACCCCGTTATAAGCGTGGTGTCCTTGGAAAGTATGCCAAGATTGTTTCCACCAGTAGTAAAGGTGCAGTGACAGATATCGATTTGTTTTAA
- the secF gene encoding protein translocase subunit SecF — protein MTFKFSVIKQRLLWWSISAIAILASVLFMGISFNQLQAPLRPSLDFVGGTKIQVALDCTVAGNCTDPLETATIQNVVNNQGVGSSTVQILGQERTTFSVRTPQLDVDQRSRLLDALESEVGALDPGTIQIDSVGPTIGRELFVQGMLALLVSFFGIIVYLSIRFQFDYALFAIAALFHDVLVTAGVFALLGLVLGVEVDSLFLVALLTIIGFSVNDTVVIYDRVRENLKADEGDNIDQVVDHSVQQTLGRSINTTLTTLLPLVAIFLFGGSTLKFFALALIIGFICGSYSSIFVASTLLAWWRNRNGQPPTVTKEAVNVTELS, from the coding sequence ATGACTTTTAAATTTAGCGTCATTAAACAGCGTCTCCTTTGGTGGTCCATCTCGGCGATCGCCATCCTTGCGAGTGTGTTGTTTATGGGCATTTCCTTCAACCAACTCCAAGCACCCCTCCGACCCAGTCTCGACTTTGTTGGGGGCACAAAAATCCAAGTGGCCCTCGACTGTACGGTGGCTGGCAACTGTACTGATCCTTTAGAAACAGCGACAATTCAAAACGTGGTGAATAACCAGGGGGTCGGCAGTAGTACGGTGCAAATTTTGGGCCAAGAGCGGACAACGTTTTCGGTGCGGACACCGCAGCTCGATGTGGATCAACGCAGCCGTTTGCTCGACGCCCTAGAATCCGAAGTGGGCGCCCTAGATCCTGGCACGATCCAAATTGACTCGGTGGGGCCAACCATTGGTCGGGAATTGTTTGTCCAAGGGATGCTCGCCCTCCTGGTTTCTTTTTTCGGGATTATTGTCTACTTGAGTATCCGCTTTCAGTTCGATTATGCGCTGTTTGCGATCGCCGCATTGTTCCATGATGTGCTGGTCACGGCTGGTGTCTTTGCGCTACTCGGTCTGGTGTTGGGCGTTGAAGTAGATAGCCTTTTCCTCGTGGCCCTACTGACGATTATTGGTTTTTCTGTGAATGATACGGTGGTCATTTATGACCGCGTTCGTGAGAATCTCAAGGCTGACGAGGGAGACAACATCGATCAAGTTGTTGATCATTCCGTCCAGCAAACCCTGGGCCGTTCGATCAATACCACCCTCACCACCCTATTGCCGCTGGTGGCGATCTTTTTGTTCGGTGGTTCGACCCTCAAGTTTTTTGCCCTCGCCTTGATTATTGGGTTTATTTGCGGCTCTTACTCTAGTATTTTTGTCGCCAGTACCCTCTTGGCCTGGTGGCGTAACCGTAATGGCCAACCCCCCACGGTCACCAAAGAAGCGGTGAATGTTACAGAATTGTCCTAG